In a single window of the Olivibacter sp. SDN3 genome:
- a CDS encoding AMP nucleosidase has product MANKTKEVETPVKSGLKNKEDIVRNWLPRYTGRPLEEFGAYILLANFSNYLKLFSEWHDNAPIYGLDKPMQSVTAAGITIINFGMGSPVAATIMDLLSAIQPKAALFLGKAGGLKKKNNIGDLVLPIAAIRGEGTSNDYLHPEVPALPAFALQKAISTTIRDYSLDYWTGTVYTTNRRVWEHDKDFKKYLKSLRAMAVDMETATIFTVGFANKIPTGALLLISDQPMVPEGVKTQESDSAVTVNYVETHLKIGIDSLKQLINNGLTVKHLKF; this is encoded by the coding sequence ATGGCGAATAAAACAAAAGAAGTTGAAACACCTGTAAAATCTGGTCTCAAAAATAAAGAAGATATTGTTAGAAATTGGTTGCCCAGGTATACGGGAAGACCATTGGAGGAGTTTGGAGCGTATATTTTGCTAGCAAATTTCTCGAATTATTTAAAACTCTTTTCCGAGTGGCATGACAACGCACCTATTTATGGTTTGGATAAACCAATGCAGAGTGTAACTGCTGCAGGTATTACCATTATTAATTTTGGGATGGGAAGCCCGGTTGCGGCTACTATTATGGATCTGCTATCGGCGATACAGCCGAAAGCTGCTCTTTTTTTAGGCAAAGCAGGGGGCTTGAAAAAGAAAAACAACATTGGCGATCTTGTATTACCCATTGCTGCTATTCGGGGTGAAGGTACTTCTAACGATTATTTACACCCAGAAGTGCCAGCGCTACCGGCGTTCGCCTTGCAGAAAGCAATCTCTACCACTATCAGAGATTATAGCCTCGACTATTGGACGGGAACCGTCTACACAACAAACAGGAGAGTTTGGGAACACGATAAGGATTTTAAGAAATATCTAAAATCACTGCGGGCAATGGCCGTAGATATGGAGACAGCAACTATATTTACGGTAGGTTTTGCCAATAAAATTCCTACAGGTGCATTATTGCTTATTTCAGACCAACCGATGGTTCCCGAAGGCGTGAAAACACAGGAAAGTGACTCGGCTGTAACCGTCAATTATGTAGAAACACATTTAAAGATTGGGATAGACTCATTAAAACAGCTTATTAATAATGGGTTGACCGTAAAACACTTGAAGTTTTAA